GCCCGGGTGGCAGGCAGGGTCGAGCCTGCCGCAGCGTGTCTTCCAGGGTGGGCCGGTGCAGCTCGACTCCGCGATCGGGCTCGCCGGCCTGCCCGGCGATGCCGAGGAGCCGCCCGGGGTCAAGCGGCTCTTCGGTGCGATCTCGCTGGTGGACCTGGACTCGCCGCAGGAGATCATCTGGCCCCAGGTCAGTGCGCTGCGGATCTTCGCCGGGTACGCCGGGTGGAGCGCCGACCAGCTCGCCGACGAGCGCGCCAGCGGCGGCTGGTACGTCGTCGACAGCGAGGTGGGTGACATCTTCGACGAGGATCCTGCCACGCTGTGGCGCCGCGTCCTGCGCCGTCAGAGCGGGACCCTGGGCTGGGTGTCGACGTACCCGGTGGACCCGGATCTCAACTGACCCGGGGTGTCTACGATGGTGACCATGAGCACGCCTGCCGACCCCACCCAGCCCGGTTCCCCGGTCACCGAGCCCGGTGGCCCCTCCACGTCGACGTCGCTCCTCGAGCGCACCGAGCCGACGCCTCAGCTGGTCGAGCCCGGTGACCACGAGCGGTTCAGCCACTACGTCCGCAAGGAGAAGATCCTCGAGAGCGCCCTGTCGGGTGAGCCCGTCAAGGCGCTGTGCGGCAAGACGTGGGTCCCCGGGCGGGACCCCGAGAAGTTCCCCGTGTGCCCGATCTGCAAGGAGATCTACGACGGCCTGCGCGCCCCGCAGGACGGTGACGGGGACGAGGGCTGACCCCAGCCGATGAGCTCCTTCTACCGTCAGCTCGACGATCGCACCTTCGACTCCCTTCCCTCCACTGCCGGACCGTGGAGCCCGCACGCGCAGCACGCCGGCCCACCGGCAGCCCTGCTCGCCCGCGCGATGGAGCAGCACGAGCCCGCTCCCGGCACACGTCTGGCCGATGTGCGGCTCGACATCCTCGGCCCCATCCCGGTGCGCCCGCTCACGATCGCGACCGAGGTCCTGCGAGGTGGCCGCTCCATGCAGCTGCTGCAGGCCACGGCCAGCGTCGACGGACGTCCTGCAGCGGTCGCTCGGGCGTGGCGCATCACGCGAGCTCCCGACGACTTCCCCCACCTGGCCGGTCGTCGCCCTGCGACGGTGGAGCCGGTGCCGCAGGCGAGCGGTTCGGGACATCTGCAGATGCCGGGAGCCCACGAGGACGGTTATCTCAAGGCCATCGAGTGGCGGGTCGTCTCCGGAGGCGTGGGGACCGGTGGGGTCACCCTGGCGTGGGGTCGACAGCTCGTCCCGCTCGTCGAGGGCGAGGAGCCGACCGGCTGGCAGCGCGCCCTCGTGCTGGCTGACTCCGGCGGCGGCATCACCCTGACGCTCGACCCGCGACGGCACACCTACATCAACTGCGACCTGCACGTCGCCCTCGACCGCGACCCCGAGGGGGAGTGGATCCGGATGGACTCCCAGGCACTGGCCAGCCCGGGCCACGGCGGCACCGTCCACACGACGCTGGCCGATGCCCGGGGTGAGCTGGGCACGGGTCTGCAGACCATGGTGTCCATGGACGCACGGCCCTGATCGCCCGGGCGTCGGGCGGCTGGGCAGGTCGCCATTCGGTCCTGTCCCCGCGGCGATCTACAGTGGCCCTGCGATGAGTCAGTCTGCTGCTTCCAACCTGTCACCCGCCTTCCCGAGGCGGGCAGCGTGGGGTACCGCCGGAGCGTTGCGTGCCTGGCAGGCGCAGGCCCTCAAGGGGTACCTGGAGAGCGGCCGACGGGACTACCTGGCGGTGGCGACGCCGGGGGCCGGCAAGACGACCTTCGCGCTGCGGGTGGCAGCCGAGCTGCTGTCTGCGGGCGAGATCACCAGCGTGACGGTCGTCGCGCCCACCGAGCACCTCAAGACCCAGTGGGCCGACGCCGCGGCCCGCGTCGGGATCCATCTGGACCCCAAGTTCTCCAACTCGACGGCGGTCACCTCGCGCGACTACGACGGGGTCGCCGTCACCTACGCACAGGTGGCCTCACGCCCGTCCGTCCACGAGAGCCGCACCCGGGCCGAGCGCACCTTCGTCATCCTCGACGAGATCCACCACGGCGGTGACAACAAGTCCTGGGGTGACGGGATCCGTCAGGCCTTCGAGCCGGCCGTCCGGCGGCTGTCCCTGACGGGAACCCCCTTCCGCTCCGACACCAACCCCATCCCCTTCGTCGGCTACGAGTACGGCGACGACGGGATCCTGCGCTCCAGCAGCGACTACACCTATGGCTACGCCGAGGCGCTGCGTGACGGCGTCGTGCGGCCGGTGCTCTTCATGGCCTACGGCGGGGCGATGCGGTGGCGCACCCGCGCCGGCGACGAGGTGGCCGCCCGGCTGGGCGAGCCGATGACCAAGGACCTCGTCGCGCAGGCGTGGCGCACCGCGCTGGACCCCAAGGGGGAGTGGATCCCATCGGTCCTCGCCGCCGCCGACAAGCGCCTGACCGAGGTGCGCCGCGGCGTCCCCGACGCCGGCGCGATGGTCATCGCGACCAACCAGACCCAGGCCCGCGCCTACGCGCGCATCCTCACCGAGATCACGGGGGACAAGCCCACCGTCGTCCTGTCCGACGACAACGGCGCGTCGCAGAAGATCGAGGACTTCTCCGCGAGCACCTCCCGGTGGCTCGTCGCCGTGCGCATGGTGAGCGAAGGCGTGGACGTCCCTCGGCTGTGCGTCGGCGTCTACGCCACCTCGACGTCCACGCCATTGTTCTTCGCGCAGGCCGTCGGGCGCTTCGTGCGGGCCCGTGGGCGCGGCGAGACCGCCTGCGTCTTCCTGCCGAGCGTGCCGATCATCCTCGCCCACGCCGGCACGCTCGAGGAGCAGCGCGATCACGCCCTCGACCGGCCGGAGGCCCGCGAGGACGAGGCCCCGCTGTGGTCGGAGGAGGATGGCATGCTCGCCGCCGCCAACCGGAGCGACGGCGCCAGCGACGACCTGCTCGGGTCCTTCGAGGCACTTGAGTCCGACGCGCACTTCGACCACGTGCTCTACGACAAGCAGCAGTTCGGCCTGCACGCCGAGATCGGGTCCGAGGACGAGCAGGACTACCTCGGCCTGCCCGGCCTCCTCGAGCCGGACCAGGTGCACGCCCTGCTCAGCGAGCGCCAGACCAAGCAGTCCAAGCGCACGGGCCGCACCCGCAAGGACGACGACGCACCGATCGCCGCGCACCGGGCCCTGGCAGCCCAGCGCAAGGAGCTCAACAAGCTGGTCGCGGCCTATGCGACGAAGTCCGGCATGCCGCACGCCAACATCCACATGGACCTGCGACGCGCCTGCGGGGGACCCGAGCTCGCCCAGGCAACGAGCGAGCAGGTCACCGAGCGGATCGATCGGATCCGGCGCTGGTTCGTGGGGAAGAAGTGATGGACGGCAGCGGGCTGTCCCTCGAGGTCCGCATCGCGATCATGACCGTGGTCCTCGTCATCCTCGCGATCTTGCTCTCCGTGGCCTTTGTCGCTCTGGCGGTCGGCGCCGAGATGTGGGGGATGCTGGCCGGCGTGCCGGTCGCGATCCTCGGTGGGGTGCTCGTGCTCGTCGGCAGACGTCGCCGGCTCGCGAGCGACGGCGGCAGGATCGGCGTCTCCGTCCTCGGTGGGGTGCTCGTGGTCGGTTCCACCTGGGTGGCCTTCATGACCAACAACGCAATCATCGCCTGAGAGCATGCGGGCGGGGGACTTCTGGCGCAGCGCCTGGGCAGACGAGCACAACGGCTTCGCCTTCGTGCTCGGCATGTGCGCCTTCTGGTTCGCGCCGCTGATGTTCGGGGCCATCGCATGATCCGGCAGGTGCGTCGGTCCGAGCCCGCAACCATCGTGGACGTGACCCCTGCGCTGCCGATGGTGCTTCCGGCGGTGCTCATGGTCGGCGGCGTCGTGACCTGCCTGCTGTCCTTCTGAACCGCACGCCTCCCCCTATCCGAGCCGCAGGGCGGGCATCATGGGGGGCATGACCGTCTTCGCGTGGATCCTCGTGGCACTGGCGACCCTCGTGCTCGTCCTGACGCCGCTGCGTCTGCGGGCCTCCCGCAACCAGGAGGGGATGGTCGACTTCTCGGACTGGGCGCTCAACCTCCACTCGATCACGCTCGTCATCGGACTGGGCCTGATCGTCCTGCGTCTGCTCGACATCCACGAGTCGACCATGGCGACGTGGCTCGCGATCCTCGCGCTGATCATCGCCTCGCTCATCGGACTCAGCTTCCTCGCGCGCTGGCGACGCCCGAGGTCTCGTCACGCGGTCGACTTCGCCGGTGACAGCTGGACACGTGGGCCGTGGCTCTCGCAGGTCGCGCACGTCGGCCTGACGATCGGTACGGTCCTCTTCGCCTGGTTGCTGCTCGCCGACAAGATCTGAGGGCCCTTCGAGACGCTTGCTGCGCAAGCTCCTCAGGGACCGTCCACGTCCACTCGCCAGGGGCCCTTCGAGACGCTTGCTGCGCAAGCTCCTCAGGGGCCGTTCGCGTCTGAGTCTCAGGGGCCGATCGGTCAGGCGCGGTGGGCCGCTGCCTCGACGAGCGGGGCGGTGCGCATCTCCAGGTGCGTCACGAGCGCGATCGAGGTGCTCGCGCGCACCACGTGGGTGTCGTCGATGATCGTGTCGATGACCCGGCCCAGGTCCGCGTTGTCGGTCGCGACGATCCTGATGATCAGGTCGCCCATCCCCGTCGTCGAGTGGATCTCGAGCACCTCGGGGATGGCGAGCAGGTGGTCGACCACCGCCTGATGGCCCAGCCGTTGCCGGATCTCCAAGGTGCACAGTGCCGTCACCGGGTACCCCAGCGCCGCTGGGTCCACCGTCGGGGCAAAGGTGCGGATCACCCCCTTCGTCTGCAGTCGATCGAGCCGCGCCTGCACCGTGCCGCGGGCCACGCCGAGCGCGCGGGAGGCGCCGAGGACACCGATGGACGGGCGCTCGGAGAAGAGCGCGATGAGGCGGGCGTCGAGCTCGTCGATGACCGGCGGACGCGGTTCGCTGACCTTCATGGTCATATTGTCGCCGGTGAGGACGGTGTGAGGCAACAGATTGCGCACCGTGTGCACCGGCATGAGGCCCTGTTGCGCATGTTGGGTCGCCGGCAGCATCCTGACGCCATGTCCAACACCGCGGTTGAACTCACCAGGCAGGAGCGCGAGGCCCAGCTCGACCTCGACCAGCTCAAGCAGCTCGTCGGGCTCGTGGCGTACGACGAGGAGGCCGACCCCTTCCCGGTGACGGGCTGGGACGCGATCGTCTTCGTCGTCGGCAACGCAACCCAGGCAGCGCAGTACTACCAGTCGACCTGGGGGATGCAGCTCGTCGGCTACTCGGGCCCGGAGAACGGCAACCGGGACCACAAGGCCTTCGTCCTGACGTCCGGCTCGATCCGCTTCGTCATCAAGGGCGCGGTGAGCCCCGACAGCCCGCTCATCGCCCACCACACGGCGCACGGTGACGGCGTCGTCGACATCTCCCTCGAGGTCCCCGACGTCGACAAGTGCATCGCCCAGGCCCGGGCTGCCGGAGCGACCGTCGTGCAGGAGCCCGAGACCGTCTCCGACGAGCTCGGGTCCGTGCGCATCGGCGCGATCGCGGCCTATGGCGAGACGCGACACACCCTCGTGCAGCGCACCATCGACGGCCAGACCTACGCCGGCGCCTACCTGCCCGGCTACGTCGAGCGCACCTCCTCCTTCGTCAAGCGCGACGGGGCCCCCAAGCGGCTCTTCCAGGCCCTCGACCACATCGTCGGCAATGTCGAGCTCGGCAAGCTCGACGAGTGGGTCGGCTTCTACAACCGGGTCATGGGCTTCGTCAACATGGCCGAGTTCGTCGGGGACGACATCGCCACCGACTACTCGGCGCTGATGTCCAAGGTCGTCGCCAACGGCAACCACCGGGTGAAGTTCCCGCTCAACGAGCCGGCGATCGCCAAGAAGCGCAGCCAGATCGACGAGTACCTGGACTTCTACGGCTGCCCCGGCGCCCAGCACCTCGCCCTGGCCACCAACGACATCCTGCGCACCGTCGACGAGCTGCGCCGCGAGGGCGTGGAGTTCCTCGACACCCCGGACGCGTACTACGACGACCCCGAGATGCGCGCGCGCATCGGCGAGGTCCGGGTGCCGATCGAGGAGCTGAAGTCCCGCAAGATCCTCGTCGACCGGGACGAGGACGGGTACCTGCTGCAGATCTTCACCAAGCCCCTCGGCGACCGCCCCACGGTCTTCTTCGAGATCATCGAGCGGCACGGGTCGTTGGGCTTCGGCAAGGGCAACTTCAAGGCCCTCTTCGAGTCGATCGAGCGCGAGCAGGACAAGCGCGGCAACCTCTGAGACGTCACCGAGCACCCCCGAGCGAAGGGAGCGGCCCACCACTTGGGGGGTCGCTCCCTTCGTCGTGGGGGCCCGATAGGTTGAGGTGAACTCACCAAGGAGCCGCGTGACCTGGTCCCACTTCGTCCCGACCTTCGTCGGGCTCTTCGTCATCGTGATGCTCCGCGCCAATGCGACCTACTGGATCGGTCGTGGGGCGGCTGCCGGCACGCGGCGCTGGCGCCGGCTCGAGGGGGAGCCGTCGGCGGGC
The genomic region above belongs to Janibacter limosus and contains:
- a CDS encoding DUF3039 domain-containing protein translates to MSTPADPTQPGSPVTEPGGPSTSTSLLERTEPTPQLVEPGDHERFSHYVRKEKILESALSGEPVKALCGKTWVPGRDPEKFPVCPICKEIYDGLRAPQDGDGDEG
- the hppD gene encoding 4-hydroxyphenylpyruvate dioxygenase, translated to MSNTAVELTRQEREAQLDLDQLKQLVGLVAYDEEADPFPVTGWDAIVFVVGNATQAAQYYQSTWGMQLVGYSGPENGNRDHKAFVLTSGSIRFVIKGAVSPDSPLIAHHTAHGDGVVDISLEVPDVDKCIAQARAAGATVVQEPETVSDELGSVRIGAIAAYGETRHTLVQRTIDGQTYAGAYLPGYVERTSSFVKRDGAPKRLFQALDHIVGNVELGKLDEWVGFYNRVMGFVNMAEFVGDDIATDYSALMSKVVANGNHRVKFPLNEPAIAKKRSQIDEYLDFYGCPGAQHLALATNDILRTVDELRREGVEFLDTPDAYYDDPEMRARIGEVRVPIEELKSRKILVDRDEDGYLLQIFTKPLGDRPTVFFEIIERHGSLGFGKGNFKALFESIEREQDKRGNL
- a CDS encoding Lrp/AsnC family transcriptional regulator, with the protein product MKVSEPRPPVIDELDARLIALFSERPSIGVLGASRALGVARGTVQARLDRLQTKGVIRTFAPTVDPAALGYPVTALCTLEIRQRLGHQAVVDHLLAIPEVLEIHSTTGMGDLIIRIVATDNADLGRVIDTIIDDTHVVRASTSIALVTHLEMRTAPLVEAAAHRA
- a CDS encoding DEAD/DEAH box helicase; this encodes MSQSAASNLSPAFPRRAAWGTAGALRAWQAQALKGYLESGRRDYLAVATPGAGKTTFALRVAAELLSAGEITSVTVVAPTEHLKTQWADAAARVGIHLDPKFSNSTAVTSRDYDGVAVTYAQVASRPSVHESRTRAERTFVILDEIHHGGDNKSWGDGIRQAFEPAVRRLSLTGTPFRSDTNPIPFVGYEYGDDGILRSSSDYTYGYAEALRDGVVRPVLFMAYGGAMRWRTRAGDEVAARLGEPMTKDLVAQAWRTALDPKGEWIPSVLAAADKRLTEVRRGVPDAGAMVIATNQTQARAYARILTEITGDKPTVVLSDDNGASQKIEDFSASTSRWLVAVRMVSEGVDVPRLCVGVYATSTSTPLFFAQAVGRFVRARGRGETACVFLPSVPIILAHAGTLEEQRDHALDRPEAREDEAPLWSEEDGMLAAANRSDGASDDLLGSFEALESDAHFDHVLYDKQQFGLHAEIGSEDEQDYLGLPGLLEPDQVHALLSERQTKQSKRTGRTRKDDDAPIAAHRALAAQRKELNKLVAAYATKSGMPHANIHMDLRRACGGPELAQATSEQVTERIDRIRRWFVGKK
- a CDS encoding thioesterase family protein, with amino-acid sequence MSSFYRQLDDRTFDSLPSTAGPWSPHAQHAGPPAALLARAMEQHEPAPGTRLADVRLDILGPIPVRPLTIATEVLRGGRSMQLLQATASVDGRPAAVARAWRITRAPDDFPHLAGRRPATVEPVPQASGSGHLQMPGAHEDGYLKAIEWRVVSGGVGTGGVTLAWGRQLVPLVEGEEPTGWQRALVLADSGGGITLTLDPRRHTYINCDLHVALDRDPEGEWIRMDSQALASPGHGGTVHTTLADARGELGTGLQTMVSMDARP
- a CDS encoding YqgE/AlgH family protein, whose translation is MDTSLAGRLLVATPDLTDDLFARSVVLVLQHDETTAEGVILNKPLDTSIDEVLPGWQAGSSLPQRVFQGGPVQLDSAIGLAGLPGDAEEPPGVKRLFGAISLVDLDSPQEIIWPQVSALRIFAGYAGWSADQLADERASGGWYVVDSEVGDIFDEDPATLWRRVLRRQSGTLGWVSTYPVDPDLN